Within the Candidatus Binataceae bacterium genome, the region GCGCGTCCTGGGTCAGCCCCAAGGCGTCGTTGGCGGAGTAATTGACCTCGTGTTCTTCGCCCAGGGCGGAATCGGTGGCGGAATAATGCTCGACGGAGGCCGAATAGCCGAAGTAGCATCCGGCCATTGCGGCGAGAGTGCAGGTTGCGACCGCAAAGATCCACGAAGTTCGACGCGATTTCGATAATGCTGCCATACCGCGAGTCAGGAAACCATGCGAGAATCATCCGCGCAAGTCGATGGGCGGGATTGGGCCTGCCGTCGGCGTGATCGGCGGTCACACCGGACGGTTTCAGACTCTAATAAAACGCTGTAGAATAATACGAGTAAGGCTGTGAACGGAGAATCCGGGCATGTAGTGGCAGTGGTCGGCGCGGCGACGGCGGGATCGGAAATCGCCCGTATCCTTGCGGCGCGCGGAGCACTGGTCGTGGTGTTCGAGCAGAACGCGCGGCCGTACGGAAAGATCGAGGATGGGCTGCCGCGCTGGCACGTCAAGCAGCGCCGCGACGAATACGAGGAGATCAACCGTCGGCTCGATCTTCCGAATATCGAATATGTGCCGCTGACGCGACTGGGCATAGATATCAGCTTTGAGGAATTGCGCACAGCATGGGGACTGAGCGCGATCGTGCTGGCGCATGGGGCTTGGCGCGATCGGCCGTTCCCGGTGACCGCGGCGGAAGCTTATTTGGATCGCGGGCTGATCTATCAGAACCCGCTGATCTACTGGTTCAATCATCACAACGAGAGAGCTTACTCGGGCCCGCAGTATGAGTTGGCGCCGGGCGGGATTGTGATCGGGGGCGGGCTCGCCTCCTTCGACGTGGTCAAAGTCCTGCAGATTGAAATGACGCTCAAGGCGCTTGCCGCGCGCGGGATCGAGGAGCAGATGATCCGGCTCGAGCGCGAGGGGATCGACGCGGTCCTGCAGAGTCATGGTCTCGACTGGAGCGCGCTGGGGCTCGCCGCCAGCAAGCTGTTCTATCGCCGCCGCGTGCTCGATATGCCGCTGTCGGACATCGCGCCGGATGCGCCGCCTAAGCGGGCGGAATCTCTAAGACAGGCGCGGCTCAAGATCCTGGAGAAGGCGCAGCGCAAGTATCTGTTCGAGTTCGAGGACCGCCGGGTGCCTACCGGGATCGTGACGACGGGTGACCGGCTATGCGGACTCGCTATCAGCCGAACTGAAGTAATCGAAGGGAAGGCGCGGACACTCGCGGGCAGCGCCGAAGATGTGCGCGGTCCTTTTGTCGTCAGCTCTATCGGCAGCGTGCCCGAGCCGATCGCTGGAATCCCGCGGGATGGCGAAGTCTACAAATACCTCGACGCTAAATGCGGTCTGCTGCTCGCCGGATCGACCGCGGTTTATGCTGCCGGCAACGTGCTCACCGGCAAAGGGAATATCAAGGATTCTCTCGACAGCGGCACGGAGATCGGTACGCTGGTAGCCGAGCGCTATCTGGGGCTAGCGGATGATGGTAGCCGGATTCCGTTGGCCGGAGGTGAGCGGCTCGCGGCCGAACAGATCGGCAAAGAAATAGCTGAACAAATTGGGATGCGTGCTCTGCTTTCGGGCGAGAGCATCCGCCAGATTCGCGAACTGGTAGAGCGTCGGCAAAGAGCCGTCGGTTACGACAGCGCCTACCGCGCGTGGATCGCGCAAGTTACTCCGACGGATTTGGAGTAACTTGCGCCGCCCAGTCTAACTGCCGGATAGTCCTATTGCCCGCGACGATAGCGACGACGCAAAAGCACGAGTGCACCGCCGATCAGAACCAAGCCCTGTGCCGCAGTCGCCGCGTCCAGTTCCGGAGCTTCAAAAGGGCCGCCGCCAACTCGATGATGATAGCGCGGACGAGCCCAATCGTTTCCCTGGGCCAAGGCGGCCGACGGGCTGAGAGGACAAAACGCGAAGAATGTCGCGAACGCGACAGCGCCCGCACCAAGCCGATTCAAGACCAGAGATTTCACAGAGAGCCTCCTGTTGGCTAGAGTCCTATCCCCACCTCGCGTATTGTGGCTGCTGTGCGGAATCGTGTCAAGAGAGAGTTGGGGACAGCGTAACTAATTACAGATCGTACCGCGAAAGCCGGACGCCCTTTTTGGCAGAGATGCATGTCCGGGCGCACCGGCGCATGTGTCGAACGGAAATAATCCGCTCGCGCCTGACTAAGCGGGTGAAACTCCAGCAGCGAGGCTACGAGGTTAATTCTAGCTCGCGCATCGATACCTGCGGAGGAGCACAAGCGCGCCGCTGATCAAAACCAACCCCTGTGCGGCTGTGGTGTCGAGTTACGGAGCTTCAGAGGGTGGGCCACCGCCATGATCGTGGTGGCCATCGTCAGCGAAAGCGGGTCGCGAGCTAAGCGGGGAAAGCGCGAGCAGCGCCATAATCGCAGCGCTTCCAAGAATAACTTCAGGGCTGACTTAATGGTTTTGAGCCTCAATGTAGAACTTTCTCTGTTTAGTTGAGAACACGTAGCGATCTTGGCTATGAATGTTTGCGCATAATTTCTATATGTTAAGTGAGAGGATCAAGAATCGGCTTAAGTAACAAAGCACGAAGAAACACACAGTCCGGCCTATTGAGATTACTCAAGACCACGGTGCAGCGTGTTTCATTCAGCTACGCAGAAAGTGTCTTTGAGACCGCTCACAGGAAAACGAAAGTGACTCGTGAGGCGGACGGACCGAAGCTCTGAGCGTCAAGGCGCAAGAGGTGTGCGAGCAAGCCGGATACGCAGCGAGTTTTCCTGAGGTTGCAGCAAAGCATATGCTTGGATGACGTGATTAACCGGAGGCAGCAGTGGATCAGCTCGAGCGCACCGACCCGGAAATCTTTCGCCTGATTAAGCAGGAGGAGCTGTACCAGACCGAATCGGTGCGGCTGATTCCGTCGGAGAACTACGTCTCGGCGGCGGTCCTCGAAGCGACCGGGTCGGTGCTCACCAACAAGTACTCCGAGGGCTACGCCGGGCGGCGCTACTACGAGGGCCAGCGCTATATCGATCAGGTAGAGAGCCTGGTGATCGGGCGGGCCAAAAACCTGTTCGGGGCCGAGCACGCGAACGTACAGCCTTATTCAGGCTCGCCGGCGAATCTGGCGATCTACTTCGCCCTGCTCAAGCCCGGCGAGGGGTTGATGGGCCTGGCGCTGCCGCACGGCGGCCACCTGACGCATGGATGGAACGTCAGCATCACGGGCAGTTTCTGGCGTCCGATCCACTACGTGGTCGATCGCGAGTCCCAGCGGATCGATTACGATGCCGTCCGCGAGCTGGCGCGCAAGGAGCGGCCGCGGATTATCGTGACTGGGGCGACGGCCTATCCGCGGCAATTCGACTTCAAGATTTTCAGCGAGATCGCCAAAGAAGTTGACGCCTACTTGCTGGCGGACATCTCGCACATCGCCGGGCTGATCGTCGCGGGCGTTCATCCGGATCCGGTTCCTTACGCCGACGCGGTGATGACGACGACGCACAAGACGCTGCGCGGTCCGCGCGGAGCGATGATTCTGTGCCGTAATGCGATCGCCGAGAAGATCGACAAGGCGGTCTTTCCGGGACTGCAGGGCGGACCGCACAACCATACGACGGCGGGAATCGGAGTGGCGCTCAAAGAGGCGGCGACGCCGGAGTTCAAGCAGTACGGACGTCAGATCGTGAGCAACGCCAAGGCGCTGGCGGCGGGACTGCTCGAAGAGGGCTTCAATCTGGTCTCGGGCGGCACCGACAACCATCTGATTCTGGTCGATCTAACTAATAAAAAAGTTATCGGCAAGAAGGCGGCGCAGGCGCTCGATCGTGCGGGGATCAACTGCAATTACAACACCGTGCCATATGATCCGCGCAAGCCCTTTTCGCCGAGCGGCATCCGGTTAGGCACGCCAGCGGTGACCTCGCGCGGGATGAAGGAGCCGGAAATGCGGCAGATCGCCGCGTGGATGGGTCAGGTGATGACGCAAATTGACGACCCGGCGACGCTCGAGCGGATCGCGGGCGAAGTTCGCGAGTTCTGCCGGAGCTTCCCGACACCCGGGATTTTGACACACTAGCGGAGCCAGGGGGCGGAGTCTGCGACGCGCGGCCAAAGTCAGGACTGCGCGAGCTGCGTCAAGAAGCAATATGAAAGCCATCATTATCGGCGGCGGGATTATCGGCAGTAGCATCGCGTGGCGCCTGGCGCGCGAGGCTGTGACAGTTACCCTTCTGGAGCGCGGCCGCGCCGGGCAGGAAGCCTCGTGGGCGGCGGCCGGGATGATCGCGCCGCAAGCGGAGGCGCAGGGCCCGGGAGCTTTTTTCGACCTTTGCGTCAAGGCGCGCGAGGTTTTCGCCGGGACGGTAGAGGCGCTGCGGCAGGAATCGGGAATCGATCCCGAGTATGACGACGCGGGAATTCTCTACGTCGCCTTCGACGCCGCGGAGCAGGCCGAACTAAAAGAGCGGGCGCGCTGGCAGAGCCGCGCCGGCGGCGTGGCCGAGGAACTCTCCGGCGATGAGGCGCGCCGACTTGAGCCCGAGCTCTCCGCCGAGGTGGTCTACGCGGTGCACCTGCCGAACGATCGGCGCACGGATAATCGCCAATTGACGCGCGCCTATGCGGCGGCGGCGGTGGCGCGCGGGGCAACGATTCGTGAGGGCGCCCGCGTCGAAGCGATCATAACTAAAGACGCTCGCGCCAGCGGAGTCCGGCTGCACGGCGGCGAGGAGCTCGCGGCTGACGTGGTGATCAACGCGGCGGGCGCCTGGGCGGGCGAACTCCGCGGCCTCGGGCAGGATCGCGTTGCGATCGCGCCGATCCGCGGACAGATGCTCTGTTTTGAGAGTCTGCGCGCGCTCGCGGGACCGGCGATCTTCTCGATGCACGGCTACCTGGTGCCACGCCGTGACGGCCGCCTGCTTGCGGGCTCGACGATGGAGGAGGCCGGCTACGACAAGCGCGTGACGCTGGAAGGAATCGAAAAGATCTCACGCGGCGCGCGCAAAATGATGCCGTCGCTCGGCGGGATGGCGTTTCGCGAGGCTTGGGCCGGGCTGCGTCCGGCGACGCGCGACTTGATGCCGGTGCTGGGAGCGTCGCCGTCGGTCGCTGGGGTTTTTTACGCCGCCGGCCACTTCCGCAGCGGTATCCTGCTGTCGGCCTTGACCGGCGAAATCCTCGCCGATCTGATCCATCAGCGCACGCCTGCGATCGATCTCAAACCGTTCTCTCCGGTGCGTTTCTCTGCGCCCAACCAGGCGCGGGTGATGGGCCTGGTGCGCGACATGCTGTTCCGTTCGCGAATCGACGCCGCCGCAAAAGTGCTCGGGGTCAAGGTCGCGTACGCCTCGACGCTCGAGCAGGCGCGCGCGCGCTATGCCGAGATTCGGCCAGCGATAGTCTTCGCCGATCTGTCGGATGCAAACTTCCCCGCCGCGGCGACCGCCGCCGCGATCAAGCACGATGGCGGGGTTGGCGCGCGGCTCGTGGGCTTCGCCGCGCACGTCGATCTGAAATCGCTGGCCTCGGCGCGCGAGGCCGGCTTTGACCTCACACTGTCGCGCAGCGAGTTCACGGCGCGCCTCAAGGAGCTGCTGCGTTAGCCCTCTGGCGCAGTCTCACTCAATCCTGTAACGGAACTTCGCCGGCAGGTGGAAACATCTGATTTCGGTGCTTGCGTCGGCCTGCGCCGCTGATAAGCTTCAGAGAAGGGCTCTAATATGTCGGTGAACAAGGCAATTCTGGTGGGCAATCTCGGGCGCGATCCGGAGATTCGTTCCACGCCCTCCGGGCAAAACGTGGCAAATTTTTCGATCGCGACGACCGAGAACTTCAACGACCGCAGCGGGGCCAAGCAGGAGCGCACCGAGTGGCATCGGATCGTCGCGTGGGGCAAATTGGCCGACGTCTGCGGCCAGTATCTCAAGAAGGGGCGGCAAGTTTACGTCGAAGGGCGGATTACGACCCGTCAGTATGAGGCCAAAGACGGTAGCGGCAAACGCTATAGCACGGAGATTGTCGCGCAGACGGTCCAGTTCCTCGGCGGGCGCGCGGGTGCGATGGACGATGCGGGCGGCGGCGCGGGCGGGGGCTTCGATGCCGGTCCGCCGCCGATGGACGACGAAGACATTCCCTTCTAGGGTATTGAACGCGCCCGAAGGCGCAATTCAGAAACCGGAACCGGCTTCGCTGGCGCGAAGCTGTCCGAGATCCTTCGACTGCGTTCGCGCTGCTCATTTCGCTCAGGATGACACCCGGCCGGCCACGCCAATCACAGGCTGGCGACTTACAAAACAACTTCTGACTCGGGACATTAGCTTTCGTGGAGTCGTAGGCGCGGGAATTCACCGCGCGGATGGCCTTCTCGCGCCGCGCTGAAAAAGCGAGCGAGCGCCGAAGAAAACTCCTCCAATTCGAGGCCTATTAATTCTGGCGGTAGCGACTGAAACTTGATCCGCGCTTTTGCCCAAGTGGATTCGGCGCCGCGAAGATTCCCGCGTTCGAGGTGAAGCAGCGCTGCCGCCGCCTGAATCAACGCCTGAAGCAAAGTTTTTTCCGCGCCCGCCGCTTGCTTCCAGATCAGTTCCCAGACTTCATGGCACTCAAAGAAGCGGCCGGCGTTGAACAACCTCACGCCGCGCTCGAAGTCATCGGACCATTCGGTCTTTACCATCACGCGCATTGTATGCGTTGTGTGATTGACCGTTGAAGCGTGCGAGGCCGACAATGCCGGATCGCGGAGGCAGCTATGACATCGGCAAATAAACTTATCGCGCTCGAGGGCGCGACGATCAGCATGAGCGAAGCGGGACTGATGATCGGTGGCAGCGACGCCATGATCGACATCCCGATCCCGTCTTTTCTGGTCGAGCACGCGAAGGGCCTGGTGCTGTTCGATACCGGCTGCGCGCCGGAGGTCGCAGTCGATGCGGAGGGCTGGTGGGGAGTCGCGACGAAGTTCCTCAAGAATATCCGCTTCAGCAAGGATCAGGTGGTGGATCAGCAGGTGCGGCTGCACGGCTATAAACCGGCAGACGTAAAATATGTCGTCGTGTCACATCTCCATCTGGATCATTCGGGCGGGCTCAAGCTGTTTCCGGATGCACAATTTCTCGTGATGCAAGGTGAGCTGCCCTATGCCTATTGGCCCGAGGCGAAGGCGCGCAACGGCTTTATCTTCAATGATTTGGCGCCGACGCGCGGCTTTGCCTGGCGCGAACTCGCGGGCGATACGGACATCTTTGGCGACGGCAGCGTCATGATGCTCAAGACCGCGGGCCACACGCCGGGCGAATGCTCGTTGCAGGTCCGGCTCAAGCACGAGAGCATCGTGCTGACGGGCGATACGATTCATATCCGTCCGCAGCTCGAGACGCTGGCGGCGATGCATAGCGATTACGATATTGCCGAGGCGAGCGCGTCGATTCGTCGGTTGCGCGATCTGCGCGACGCGGGCGAGGCGCGGCTGTGGATCAGTCACGCGCCTGAAGACTGGGCTGAGTATCCGCGGCAGATGGAGTAGCGCGCGCCGGGCGCGGACCGGGCATCCCGTCGTAGACCAGGGCGCGGCCGTCGGAGTGAAAACCCATCGTAGCGAAGAGGTTGACGTGCGCCGATTCGAGCGCGGGAACATCCGCGATCGTGTCGATGCGCAGCTTCGGCCGAACTCCCATCAGGGCGGATAGCGCCGTCCTGAGACGATCGGCGCCGAGTGGATTCGGGACTATCAGCGCGTGACTGCTGAGGCCCAGAATGACGCTGCCGCCGGCGACGACGAGGAGATTTGTGGACTCGCGCGTGACACCGCATCCGGGCAGCAGCACGCCAAACGGATTGGCCGGATCGAGCGCGTTCATGACGGCGCAGGTATTATCGTCAACCTGGCCAGCGCGGATCGCGTGAAGCGTCGCGAGCGCTTCCGGCGTCGCATACTGCTCGCCCGAGAGCGCGCGCACGAACCATCCGCGCCGGATCAGTCCGGCATATTCCATCCGGCGCAGTGCGAAGGCGAGTTCGCGCCAGGTGAGGTCAAACTGCTCGAGCGCAAGCATCTCGCGCGCGAGGATGCCGTGGCGAGTCAGCAATACAGCGGCGAGATCGCGGACGCGATCGGCGGCAGTGGCTTCGTGCTTGAGTTCGCCGGCAGGGTGCGCCGAGGCGGCCAGCGACCAGCGTCCGCTGAGGCTCGACTTGAGGCGGGCGCGGACCGCGGCGTCGTGACGGGTCGGTACGTGAGCCGCGCCGTTGCGCGCGAGCGTGCGCGCGGCTTCAGGCTCAGCGGCGATCAGGCGCAGCGGCGCAAAGCTGTCGTTCGAGACCGCGCCTGCGGCGGCGAGCCGCCACAAGCCGGCGAGGACGTCGCGCTCGGGCAGATTGGCGTGATCGGCGATCTGATCGAGGTACTGCGCGCCGTGATCGCGCATCGTGGCGAGCAGTTGCGCGTCAGCATCGCTCAGAGGCGGGAGTTCGCGAGGCGCAAGCTGGGCTGCTCGACGCGCGACAAAAGCGACGCGCGTGGGAAACTGCTCGGCCGGGCTGGCGTCGTCTTCCATCGGCGCCGCGAGCCAGGCGAACTCGCCGCTCAGGCACAGGAGGTCGAGATGCTCGGGGCGGTAGTCGCGGATGCGCGCGGGCAGAATCGCTGACTCCCAATACTCGGGCGGATATGCGAGTCCGGCCAATTGCTCGATGACGGCGCGAACGCTGTCGGGACCAGGATCGAGCCGTGCCGCGCCGCAATGATTCCAGGTCAGGCGGAAGGCGGCGAATTCGTGATCGGCGCAGGGCTCGACCTCGGCGCGCAGCTTATTCAGGGTCTGCCGATGGATGCGTTCGAGCACGTAGCGGTCGC harbors:
- a CDS encoding DUF309 domain-containing protein, with protein sequence MRVMVKTEWSDDFERGVRLFNAGRFFECHEVWELIWKQAAGAEKTLLQALIQAAAALLHLERGNLRGAESTWAKARIKFQSLPPELIGLELEEFSSALARFFSAAREGHPRGEFPRLRLHES
- the glyA gene encoding serine hydroxymethyltransferase; the encoded protein is MDQLERTDPEIFRLIKQEELYQTESVRLIPSENYVSAAVLEATGSVLTNKYSEGYAGRRYYEGQRYIDQVESLVIGRAKNLFGAEHANVQPYSGSPANLAIYFALLKPGEGLMGLALPHGGHLTHGWNVSITGSFWRPIHYVVDRESQRIDYDAVRELARKERPRIIVTGATAYPRQFDFKIFSEIAKEVDAYLLADISHIAGLIVAGVHPDPVPYADAVMTTTHKTLRGPRGAMILCRNAIAEKIDKAVFPGLQGGPHNHTTAGIGVALKEAATPEFKQYGRQIVSNAKALAAGLLEEGFNLVSGGTDNHLILVDLTNKKVIGKKAAQALDRAGINCNYNTVPYDPRKPFSPSGIRLGTPAVTSRGMKEPEMRQIAAWMGQVMTQIDDPATLERIAGEVREFCRSFPTPGILTH
- a CDS encoding single-stranded DNA-binding protein encodes the protein MNKAILVGNLGRDPEIRSTPSGQNVANFSIATTENFNDRSGAKQERTEWHRIVAWGKLADVCGQYLKKGRQVYVEGRITTRQYEAKDGSGKRYSTEIVAQTVQFLGGRAGAMDDAGGGAGGGFDAGPPPMDDEDIPF
- a CDS encoding N-acyl homoserine lactonase family protein — its product is MTSANKLIALEGATISMSEAGLMIGGSDAMIDIPIPSFLVEHAKGLVLFDTGCAPEVAVDAEGWWGVATKFLKNIRFSKDQVVDQQVRLHGYKPADVKYVVVSHLHLDHSGGLKLFPDAQFLVMQGELPYAYWPEAKARNGFIFNDLAPTRGFAWRELAGDTDIFGDGSVMMLKTAGHTPGECSLQVRLKHESIVLTGDTIHIRPQLETLAAMHSDYDIAEASASIRRLRDLRDAGEARLWISHAPEDWAEYPRQME
- the thiO gene encoding glycine oxidase ThiO, whose amino-acid sequence is MKAIIIGGGIIGSSIAWRLAREAVTVTLLERGRAGQEASWAAAGMIAPQAEAQGPGAFFDLCVKAREVFAGTVEALRQESGIDPEYDDAGILYVAFDAAEQAELKERARWQSRAGGVAEELSGDEARRLEPELSAEVVYAVHLPNDRRTDNRQLTRAYAAAAVARGATIREGARVEAIITKDARASGVRLHGGEELAADVVINAAGAWAGELRGLGQDRVAIAPIRGQMLCFESLRALAGPAIFSMHGYLVPRRDGRLLAGSTMEEAGYDKRVTLEGIEKISRGARKMMPSLGGMAFREAWAGLRPATRDLMPVLGASPSVAGVFYAAGHFRSGILLSALTGEILADLIHQRTPAIDLKPFSPVRFSAPNQARVMGLVRDMLFRSRIDAAAKVLGVKVAYASTLEQARARYAEIRPAIVFADLSDANFPAAATAAAIKHDGGVGARLVGFAAHVDLKSLASAREAGFDLTLSRSEFTARLKELLR